Within Calidithermus timidus DSM 17022, the genomic segment CCACGTCGAGGTGCTGAGCTTGCTGACGCTGGCGTGACCGGCTATTCTTAGCCTTACGCCTATGGAAATCGAAGCCATGATCACCCTGCGCCTGGAACTACCCGACGATACCGACCTCGACGACCTTACCCTCGAGCTCGACGAAGAAGGCCGCATCCAGTTCATGGCGGCTGGCGAGGTTGTAGCCGACGGCGCCTCCATCATCGATTACAGCCTCGACGACGTGGAAGAGGTCGAAGAGGATGAATATGACGATTACGACGATGAAGACGAGGAGCAGTAAGCTTGATCGAGCTTGAGGGCCTCGCGTCCAAGACTCAGGGGTGCTCCCTCTCCGCCGGTGGGGAGGGGTAAGCGTGAGTCACCAACCCGCGAGGCGCCCTGGCTATCGACTACCGGCCATCTGCTCGGTGACTTCTGCGCGTGCCATTAAAGCTTATCCTTGCCCTCCGGGGCCATAGCCTCCAGTTTTTCCGCTTTCTTGGGTCTGGCCCCAACATAGCGGGTTGCCGTCCAGATCAGCACTGCGGCGAAGACCATGCGTAGCCAGAACTCGGGTAGGTGATTGGCGATGAGGCTGCTCACGAAGGCTCCGATTAGAATTCCCGCGATCAGGCCCGGCAGTGTCGGCTGGTCTACGTTGCCGTAGCGGTAGTGGGTGATTGAACCCACGATGGCCGAGGGAACCATCGCCAGCAGCGAGGTGCCCTGTGCGGTGTGCTGCTCGAGGCCCACCAGCAAGACCATGATGGGCACGATGATGGTTCCTCCCCCAACCCCCATCAGCCCCGAGGCGAAGCCCGCCGCCATTCCCGTCAACACCAGCGGGATCACCCGTACCCAGCCCTGCAAGGGTTCCTCGACGTGGGGGATGTAGGGCTTGAGGATCAGACTGAGGGCGATCACCACCAGATACCAGCCGAATACCCGCTTGAGCCTCCACTCCGGCAGGGCGTTGGCGTAGCGAGCCCCCAGGTTGGCCGTGATCATCGCGGTGGGAAAGATCAACAGCGCGGCTAGCCAGTCCACCGAGCCCTGAGTGGCGTAGG encodes:
- a CDS encoding sulfite exporter TauE/SafE family protein gives rise to the protein MKLSSLWIGLASGAFGGLVGLGGGVIAVPLMVSFLKLSQHKAVATSLVMVVFTGLTGALTYATQGSVDWLAALLIFPTAMITANLGARYANALPEWRLKRVFGWYLVVIALSLILKPYIPHVEEPLQGWVRVIPLVLTGMAAGFASGLMGVGGGTIIVPIMVLLVGLEQHTAQGTSLLAMVPSAIVGSITHYRYGNVDQPTLPGLIAGILIGAFVSSLIANHLPEFWLRMVFAAVLIWTATRYVGARPKKAEKLEAMAPEGKDKL